From Agromyces sp. SYSU T00194, a single genomic window includes:
- a CDS encoding APC family permease gives MTTQEGSAPTTETTAPKKLSGSLGVVAIVFMVVAAASPLTVVGGSVPLGIAFGNGVGFPSLFVFSGVVMLLFSVGFVAMTRHVPKPGAFFTYSGYGLGRPMGLATAYLAWLTYTTVQVAVHAYVGTIIGASIAALGGPDIPWYVWALAVVALVGLLGYRHIDLSSKVLGVLLVLEVGIALIMSLAVTFTGGAEGLSLDTFAPSEITSGAPGVGLMFAIAAFIGFEATAVFRDEAREPGRTIPRATYAAVIAITLFYAFVSWAVVMAWGPSEVVAAAQADPEGLVIATAAAYLGPVGEIAINVLIITGMFACVLSFHNVVTRYQLSMSNAGVLPSSLANVHHKHLSPHTSSLVQTGTAAALIALFAVFGMDPVAQVFTWLAGIATLGIIILMSITSVAVIAYFLRTKKDSRVWNTIIAPVLGLAGLLFSAGVIVVGYPMLVGDYDAAGNPVFGVTTWICLGIIVAFPVFGYLQAVYLRKAKPEIYRRITEAIGAQ, from the coding sequence ATGACCACCCAGGAAGGCTCGGCCCCCACGACCGAGACCACCGCGCCGAAGAAGCTGAGCGGTTCGCTCGGCGTCGTCGCCATCGTCTTCATGGTCGTCGCCGCAGCGTCGCCGCTCACCGTCGTCGGCGGCTCGGTGCCGCTCGGCATCGCGTTCGGCAACGGCGTCGGCTTCCCGTCGCTGTTCGTGTTCTCCGGCGTCGTGATGCTGCTGTTCTCGGTCGGCTTCGTCGCCATGACCCGGCACGTGCCGAAGCCCGGCGCGTTCTTCACCTACTCGGGCTACGGCCTCGGCCGCCCGATGGGCCTCGCCACCGCGTACCTCGCCTGGCTCACCTACACGACCGTGCAGGTCGCGGTGCACGCGTACGTCGGCACCATTATCGGCGCCTCGATCGCCGCCCTCGGCGGGCCGGACATCCCGTGGTACGTCTGGGCGCTCGCCGTCGTCGCGCTCGTCGGCCTGCTCGGCTACCGCCACATCGACCTGAGCTCGAAGGTGCTCGGCGTGCTGCTCGTGCTCGAGGTCGGCATCGCACTGATCATGTCGCTCGCCGTGACGTTCACGGGCGGCGCCGAGGGCCTCTCGCTCGACACCTTCGCGCCCAGCGAGATCACCTCGGGCGCCCCGGGCGTCGGCCTGATGTTCGCGATCGCCGCGTTCATCGGCTTCGAGGCGACCGCCGTCTTCCGCGACGAGGCCCGCGAGCCGGGTCGCACCATCCCGCGCGCCACCTACGCGGCGGTCATCGCGATCACCCTGTTCTATGCGTTCGTCAGCTGGGCCGTCGTCATGGCGTGGGGCCCGTCTGAGGTCGTCGCCGCCGCCCAGGCCGACCCGGAGGGCCTGGTCATCGCGACCGCCGCCGCCTACCTCGGCCCGGTCGGCGAGATCGCGATCAACGTGCTGATCATCACCGGCATGTTCGCGTGCGTGCTCTCGTTCCACAACGTCGTCACCCGCTACCAGCTGTCGATGTCGAACGCGGGCGTGCTGCCTTCGAGCCTCGCGAACGTGCACCACAAGCACCTGTCGCCGCACACGTCGTCGCTCGTGCAGACCGGCACCGCCGCGGCGCTGATCGCCCTGTTCGCGGTCTTCGGCATGGACCCGGTGGCGCAGGTCTTCACCTGGCTCGCGGGCATCGCGACGCTCGGCATCATCATCCTGATGTCGATCACGTCGGTCGCGGTCATCGCGTACTTCCTCCGCACGAAGAAGGACTCGCGCGTGTGGAACACGATCATCGCCCCGGTGCTCGGCCTCGCGGGCCTGCTCTTCTCGGCGGGCGTGATCGTCGTGGGCTACCCGATGCTCGTGGGCGACTACGACGCGGCCGGCAACCCGGTGTTCGGCGTAACCACCTGGATCTGCCTCGGCATCATCGTCGCCTTCCCGGTCTTCGGCTACCTGCAGGCGGTCTACCTGCGCAAGGCGAAGCCCGAGATCTACCGGCGCATCACCGAGGCGATCGGCGCGCAGTAG
- a CDS encoding primary-amine oxidase, with protein sequence MTITEHGLHGHAHAAADAAAPHPLADLSAAEITRVRELLIAELALAASTRFAYVGLEEPHKREVLAWEDGGPLPERRVRVMLLDLADGKSTDLLVSLTSGAILSTVVLDGSEGQLPILVEEFEMVGDIVAEDPRWHEALAARGVTHDQVVCVPLSAGHYGYEEEAGTRMLRVFAFRMDHPKDHPWAHPVDGLAAYIDVINRKITRLIDTEPYPVPAEHGNFDDPELQGPPMTSLKPIVITQPEGPSFDVDGDEVSWANWKFQIGFDPREGLILRRLRIVDGDQERPVIYRASVSEMLVPYGDPQATRFWQNYFDTGEYLFGRFTNSLQLGCDCLGEITYFDATFADELGNPTTIQNGICMHEEDYGTLWKHSDMFTESDEVRRARRLVISFFTTVGNYDYGFYWYLYLDGTIECEAKLTGILFTSAYPEEGYPYATQVAPGLGGPAHQHLFNFRLDMMVDGLANAVDEVDAVRVPIGPGNEHGNGFTFSRTRLSTEADAARDADGSAGRAWHIVNTEKTNRLGQPTGYVLHPTPTPTLLADPSSSIASRAEFATKHLFVTQYDPAEKYAAGDYVHQNPGGDGLTKYRAGDRSIDGEDIVLWHTFGPTHFPRPEDWPVMPVDHAKFTLKPYGFFDRNPVLNVPATTAHGTGSHATGSHAGCAHCAGDAGAACSCGH encoded by the coding sequence ATGACCATCACCGAACACGGACTCCACGGCCACGCGCACGCCGCGGCGGACGCGGCCGCGCCGCATCCGCTCGCCGACCTCAGCGCCGCCGAGATCACGCGCGTGCGCGAGCTGCTGATCGCCGAGCTCGCGCTCGCCGCCTCGACCCGCTTCGCGTACGTGGGCCTCGAGGAGCCGCACAAGCGCGAGGTGCTCGCGTGGGAGGACGGCGGGCCGCTGCCCGAGCGTCGCGTGCGCGTCATGCTGCTCGACCTCGCCGACGGCAAGTCGACCGACCTGCTGGTCTCGCTCACCTCGGGCGCGATCCTCAGCACCGTGGTGCTCGACGGGTCGGAGGGGCAGCTGCCCATCCTCGTCGAGGAGTTCGAGATGGTGGGCGACATCGTCGCCGAGGATCCGCGCTGGCACGAGGCGCTCGCCGCCCGCGGCGTGACCCACGACCAGGTCGTGTGCGTGCCGCTGTCGGCCGGTCACTACGGGTACGAGGAGGAGGCGGGCACGCGGATGCTGCGCGTCTTCGCCTTCCGCATGGACCACCCGAAGGACCACCCGTGGGCGCACCCGGTCGACGGCCTCGCCGCGTACATCGACGTGATCAACCGCAAGATCACGCGCCTCATCGACACCGAGCCGTACCCGGTGCCCGCCGAGCACGGCAACTTCGACGACCCCGAGCTGCAGGGCCCGCCGATGACCTCGCTGAAGCCGATCGTCATCACCCAGCCCGAGGGCCCGAGCTTCGACGTCGACGGCGACGAGGTGTCGTGGGCGAACTGGAAGTTCCAGATCGGGTTCGACCCGCGCGAGGGGCTCATCCTGCGGCGGCTGCGCATCGTCGACGGCGACCAGGAGCGTCCGGTCATCTACCGGGCGAGCGTGTCGGAGATGCTGGTGCCCTACGGCGACCCGCAGGCCACGCGCTTCTGGCAGAACTACTTCGACACGGGGGAGTACCTGTTCGGGCGGTTCACGAACTCGCTGCAGCTCGGCTGCGACTGCCTCGGGGAAATCACGTACTTCGACGCCACCTTCGCGGATGAGCTCGGCAACCCGACGACCATCCAGAACGGCATCTGCATGCACGAGGAGGACTACGGCACGCTGTGGAAGCACAGCGACATGTTCACCGAGTCCGACGAGGTGCGCCGCGCGCGTCGACTGGTGATCAGCTTCTTCACCACCGTCGGCAACTACGACTACGGCTTCTACTGGTACCTGTACCTCGACGGCACCATCGAGTGCGAGGCGAAGCTCACGGGCATCCTCTTCACCTCGGCCTACCCGGAGGAGGGCTACCCGTACGCCACGCAGGTCGCGCCGGGCCTCGGCGGGCCGGCGCACCAGCACCTGTTCAACTTCCGCCTCGACATGATGGTCGACGGCCTGGCGAACGCGGTCGACGAGGTCGACGCGGTGCGCGTGCCGATCGGCCCGGGCAACGAGCACGGCAACGGCTTCACGTTCTCGCGCACGAGGCTCTCGACCGAAGCGGATGCTGCGCGCGACGCGGACGGCTCGGCCGGACGCGCCTGGCACATCGTCAACACCGAGAAGACGAACCGTCTCGGCCAGCCCACCGGATACGTGCTGCACCCGACGCCCACGCCGACGCTGCTCGCCGACCCGTCGTCGTCGATCGCGTCGCGCGCCGAGTTCGCGACGAAGCACCTGTTCGTCACGCAGTACGACCCGGCCGAGAAGTACGCCGCGGGCGACTACGTGCACCAGAACCCGGGCGGCGACGGCCTCACCAAGTACCGCGCGGGCGACCGCTCGATCGACGGCGAGGACATCGTGCTCTGGCACACCTTCGGCCCGACGCACTTCCCGCGCCCGGAGGACTGGCCCGTCATGCCCGTCGACCACGCCAAGTTCACGCTGAAGCCGTACGGCTTCTTCGACCGCAACCCGGTGCTGAACGTGCCCGCCACGACCGCGCACGGCACGGGGTCGCACGCGACCGGGTCTCACGCCGGCTGCGCGCACTGCGCGGGTGACGCGGGCGCGGCGTGCAGCTGCGGGCACTGA